Below is a genomic region from Bacillota bacterium.
ATGATATAATATTTTTTACTAAGTCTAACAAGGTGAAAAGGTTGAAAAGTAAAAGCAAATCTAAAGTTTATAAGATATTATCCGGCTTAAATACGATAAAATGGCGTGTTGCATTTAAAGGCATATTATCTGGGGTAATTGCAGGACTGTTGGTTGTCATGTACAGGCTGGGCATTGAATATGGAACTGAAACGGCTGTAAAAATATATGCTTATTTAAGATTGCATCCATTAATGATTTTATTGTGGGTTTTATTTATTGCTATTGCCGGTCTGTTTATTGCATGGCTTATTAAATTTGAGCCAATGGCCTCTGGAAGCGGAATCCCTCAGGTCGAAGGTCAGCTAATCTATGGTTTAAGAATAAAATGGTACACTGTTCTTGCAGTTAGGTTTTTAGCTGGCATATTGTCATCAATTTTTGGACTTTCGCTTGGACGGGAAGGCCCGTCAATACAAATAGGGGTGTCTGGAAGCCAAGCTTTCGCTAAAAAAATAAGCAAAAATAAAATTGAAGAAAATTATCTTATGACTGGAGGGGCAGCTGCTGGTTTGTCTGCGGCATTCAACGCCCCGCTTTCAGGTATAGTTTTTGCTCTTGAGGAAGTACATAGAAGCTTTTCAGGACTCGTTCTGATAGCTGCGACAACGGCAGCTTTAACAGCCGATGTAGTATCAAAATATTTTTTTGGGCTTAAACCGGTCTTGAGTTTTGCAGTAACACCACAGTTGCCGGAAAGCCTTTATATTTGGCTTTTGCCATTGGGTATTATATCTGGTATTATCGGCGTTTTAATGAACAAAGCTTTATTGGGGGTTCAGACATTTTATAACAACCTTCCATGGTTCGTTCGTCCATGCATTGCATTATTAATCGCCCTGC
It encodes:
- a CDS encoding ClC family H(+)/Cl(-) exchange transporter; protein product: MKSKSKSKVYKILSGLNTIKWRVAFKGILSGVIAGLLVVMYRLGIEYGTETAVKIYAYLRLHPLMILLWVLFIAIAGLFIAWLIKFEPMASGSGIPQVEGQLIYGLRIKWYTVLAVRFLAGILSSIFGLSLGREGPSIQIGVSGSQAFAKKISKNKIEENYLMTGGAAAGLSAAFNAPLSGIVFALEEVHRSFSGLVLIAATTAALTADVVSKYFFGLKPVLSFAVTPQLPESLYIWLLPLGIISGIIGVLMNKALLGVQTFYNNLPWFVRPCIALLIALPCGIFLPQVLGGGSNLIKLAETADRGFAILSVYLGIKFLFTCTSFGSGTPGGIFMPILSIGALSGSLVGLVAMHFGLPANYIPDFAVCGMAGALSGSVKAPVTSILLAAEMTGSLVHLLPVAACSFIALFLSGILKVTPIYEALLERIVEKNGKNIKNDKLGGVVEIAVEFGSSVSGKCIGEVEWPQGALIAGIHRGDDDIVPSGNTKINPGDYLIVLSSDCTYNDISANMRDLCYYKT